From a region of the Sporosarcina ureilytica genome:
- a CDS encoding D-serine ammonia-lyase, which translates to MEQHRLAELKEKHPLIEKVMNREEVLWVNPLVENTVDGLSKLTVNEKEVKDASARLHRFAPYLEQVFPETNVSNGIIESPVTKISSMKKVLEQRYSIEIPGELLLKQDNALPISGSIKARGGIYEVLKHAEKLALEHGLITEEEDYSKFADDAFRELFSKHKIAVGSTGNLGLSIGIMSAQLGFEVTVHMSADAKQWKKDMLREKGVIVVEYEDDYSKAVEEGRRQAEADPLCHFVDDENSLDLFFGYAVAGERLAAQLAERGTIVDEDHPLFVYLPCGVGGGPGGVAYGLKLAFGDHVHCFFAEPTDSPCMLLGMMTGLHDTVSVHDFGLDNETAADGLAVGTASGFVGKTMEPLLSGCYTIADETMFKLLTQLTDSEGIRLEPSALAGMTGPIHTIQASMKNAASKNATHLVWATGGSMVPEDEMNLYYEQGRK; encoded by the coding sequence ATGGAACAACATAGATTAGCGGAGTTGAAAGAGAAGCATCCACTTATTGAGAAAGTGATGAACCGGGAAGAAGTACTTTGGGTAAATCCTTTAGTGGAAAATACCGTTGACGGGCTATCTAAATTAACGGTAAATGAAAAAGAAGTAAAAGACGCATCTGCACGATTACACCGTTTTGCGCCTTATCTAGAACAGGTATTTCCCGAAACAAACGTGTCAAATGGCATTATCGAGTCGCCAGTGACGAAGATATCGTCGATGAAGAAAGTACTGGAACAGCGATACTCGATTGAAATTCCAGGAGAACTGTTGCTAAAACAAGACAATGCGTTGCCCATTTCGGGATCCATTAAAGCGCGTGGCGGTATTTACGAAGTGTTAAAACATGCTGAAAAGCTAGCACTAGAACATGGACTGATTACAGAGGAAGAAGATTATAGCAAGTTTGCGGACGATGCGTTTCGAGAACTATTCTCCAAGCATAAAATTGCGGTTGGTTCGACGGGGAATTTAGGACTCAGTATAGGAATTATGAGTGCTCAATTAGGGTTTGAAGTGACTGTACATATGTCAGCCGATGCGAAACAGTGGAAAAAGGATATGCTTCGTGAAAAAGGCGTGATCGTTGTTGAATACGAAGATGACTATAGTAAAGCGGTCGAAGAAGGTCGTCGTCAGGCGGAAGCGGATCCACTTTGCCACTTTGTAGATGATGAGAACTCCTTAGATTTGTTTTTCGGCTACGCAGTCGCCGGGGAACGATTGGCTGCACAATTAGCTGAACGTGGCACAATTGTCGATGAAGATCATCCTCTATTTGTCTACTTACCATGTGGTGTAGGTGGGGGACCGGGCGGGGTTGCCTACGGACTAAAACTAGCATTCGGTGACCATGTGCATTGCTTTTTCGCGGAGCCAACCGATTCACCGTGTATGTTACTCGGGATGATGACGGGTCTACACGATACAGTTTCTGTCCACGATTTTGGGCTAGACAATGAAACTGCAGCAGACGGACTTGCGGTCGGAACGGCTTCCGGTTTTGTCGGAAAAACGATGGAACCATTATTGTCCGGCTGTTACACAATTGCCGATGAAACGATGTTTAAGTTACTTACCCAATTGACAGACTCGGAAGGCATCCGCTTAGAACCATCCGCATTGGCTGGGATGACTGGCCCTATCCATACAATTCAAGCATCAATGAAAAACGCTGCTTCAAAAAATGCAACACATCTTGTATGGGCAACGGGCGGAAGTATGGTGCCGGAAGATGAAATGAATTTGTATTATGAACAAGGCAGGAAGTAA
- a CDS encoding ring-cleaving dioxygenase → MNHLKGVHHVTAITSSAEENYKFFTYVLGMRLVKKTVNQDDIQTYHLFFADDVGSAGTDMTFFDFPGIPKGVHGTNEIHRTAFRVPSDEALTYWEKRFDRLNVKHEGIQEQFGVKVLSFVDFDDQQYQLISDAHNKGVASGTPWQKGPIPLEYAITGLGPVHIRIAQFDYMKEVLEKVLLFKEIAQDGDFHLFEVGEGGNGAQVIIEKNTTLPVGQQGYGTVHHVAFRVDDRSVLDEWTERLEQFGFQTSGHVDRFFFESLYARVAPGILFEFATDGPGFMGDEPYETLGEKLSLPPFLEPKREQIEKLVRPIDTVRSTIDFVKE, encoded by the coding sequence ATGAATCATTTAAAAGGCGTACATCATGTTACAGCGATTACAAGTAGTGCAGAAGAAAACTATAAATTCTTTACGTATGTATTAGGCATGCGTCTTGTGAAAAAGACGGTCAACCAAGATGATATCCAAACGTACCATTTGTTTTTTGCAGATGATGTCGGAAGTGCAGGCACAGATATGACGTTTTTTGACTTCCCAGGAATTCCAAAAGGTGTTCACGGAACGAACGAAATTCATAGAACAGCATTTCGTGTCCCGTCAGATGAAGCACTGACCTACTGGGAGAAACGTTTTGACCGTTTGAACGTAAAACACGAAGGGATTCAGGAACAGTTCGGTGTCAAAGTACTGTCCTTCGTTGATTTCGATGACCAACAATATCAACTCATTTCCGATGCGCACAATAAAGGCGTAGCATCTGGAACACCTTGGCAAAAAGGGCCGATTCCTTTAGAGTATGCCATTACCGGATTAGGGCCCGTGCATATCCGCATCGCGCAATTTGACTATATGAAAGAAGTGTTGGAAAAGGTCCTTTTATTTAAGGAAATTGCGCAAGATGGTGATTTTCATTTATTTGAAGTAGGAGAAGGTGGGAACGGTGCGCAAGTGATTATTGAGAAAAACACGACGTTGCCAGTTGGACAACAAGGTTATGGAACCGTGCACCATGTGGCATTTCGTGTAGACGACCGTTCTGTTTTAGATGAATGGACAGAACGACTTGAACAATTTGGTTTTCAAACGTCAGGGCATGTGGATCGGTTCTTCTTTGAATCACTGTACGCAAGAGTGGCACCGGGGATTTTATTTGAATTTGCAACGGATGGTCCAGGATTTATGGGCGATGAACCATACGAAACGCTTGGCGAAAAGCTTTCATTACCACCTTTCTTGGAGCCAAAACGTGAGCAAATTGAAAAACTAGTGCGTCCAATCGACACGGTTAGAAGCACGATTGACTTTGTCAAAGAATGA
- a CDS encoding ATP-dependent Clp protease ATP-binding subunit encodes MNCQHCGKNKATVNLRLHVNNQSMQMRMCHACFQEIQGQMNAGNFSPFNSQENNFFQQNGGQKARAQTIQAQEQQNNGLLDQLGKNLSNDAREGLIDPVIGRDQEVKRVIETLNRRNKNNPVLIGEPGVGKTAIAEGLAVKIHEGDVPVKLLNKEVYVLDVASLVTNTGIRGQFEERMKELIEELQARPDVILFIDEIHLLVGAGSTEGSQMDAGNILKPALARGTLQLIGATTLKEYRQIEKDAALERRFQPIIVNEPSTEDTIKILNGIKDRYEAFHEVHYPEEAIHAFVTLSERYIQDRFLPDKAIDLMDEVGARLNLAHGTVDPASLQVRLDEVIQEKERAAEAEDYEKAAYMRTEEIQLRKQLDEANQNENTVAIEVTVADIELIVEEKTGIPVTKLQAAEQEKMKDMADNLRAKVIGQEEAVDKVAKAIRRSRAGLKSKTRPIGSFLFVGPTGVGKTEITKVLAEELFGSRDTLIRLDMSEYMEKHAVSKIIGSPPGYVGHEEAGQLTEQIRRKPYSILLLDEIEKAHPDVQHMFLQIMEDGRLTDSHGRTVSFKDTVIIMTSNAGTGVKEVSVGFNRPEHDAVTTLESLSDYFKPEFLNRFDAIVQFNELTEENLLEIVDLMLIDLQETIEENDIDITITDEAKQALVSLGYDKRFGARPLRRVIQDKIEDPLTDLILEEDVVEKVHVDVVDEEIVVTKA; translated from the coding sequence ATGAATTGTCAACATTGTGGTAAAAACAAAGCGACGGTCAATCTGAGATTACATGTTAATAATCAAAGCATGCAAATGCGTATGTGTCATGCTTGTTTTCAAGAAATACAAGGACAAATGAATGCTGGAAACTTCTCTCCATTTAATAGTCAAGAAAATAATTTTTTCCAACAAAACGGTGGGCAAAAAGCAAGAGCGCAAACAATCCAAGCCCAAGAACAACAAAACAATGGTTTATTAGACCAGCTTGGTAAAAACCTTTCAAATGATGCGAGAGAAGGACTGATTGACCCAGTCATTGGACGTGATCAAGAAGTAAAACGCGTCATTGAAACATTAAATAGAAGAAATAAAAACAACCCTGTTCTCATTGGTGAACCAGGTGTCGGTAAAACGGCGATTGCTGAAGGGTTGGCAGTTAAAATCCATGAAGGTGATGTTCCCGTTAAACTGTTGAATAAAGAAGTGTATGTGCTCGATGTCGCATCACTCGTCACGAACACGGGCATTCGCGGACAATTCGAAGAGCGCATGAAAGAACTGATTGAGGAATTACAAGCTCGACCAGACGTGATTTTATTTATCGATGAAATTCACTTACTCGTCGGTGCGGGATCAACAGAAGGTTCTCAAATGGATGCAGGGAATATTTTGAAACCTGCGCTCGCACGCGGTACTTTACAATTAATCGGCGCAACAACCTTGAAAGAATATCGTCAAATTGAAAAAGATGCTGCCCTTGAACGTCGTTTCCAACCAATTATTGTAAATGAACCTTCAACTGAAGATACCATTAAAATTTTGAATGGCATTAAAGATCGCTATGAAGCGTTCCACGAAGTTCATTATCCTGAAGAAGCCATTCATGCTTTCGTAACGTTGTCAGAGCGGTATATTCAAGACCGTTTCTTACCAGACAAAGCAATTGATTTAATGGATGAGGTCGGCGCGCGCTTGAACTTAGCGCATGGAACCGTAGACCCAGCATCACTACAAGTACGTCTAGATGAAGTTATTCAGGAAAAAGAACGTGCAGCTGAGGCGGAAGACTATGAAAAAGCCGCATATATGCGCACAGAAGAAATCCAGCTTCGTAAGCAGTTAGATGAAGCGAATCAAAATGAAAATACTGTGGCAATAGAAGTAACTGTCGCGGATATTGAGTTAATTGTTGAAGAGAAAACAGGTATCCCTGTTACAAAACTTCAAGCAGCTGAACAAGAGAAAATGAAAGATATGGCGGATAACCTGCGTGCGAAAGTGATTGGTCAAGAAGAAGCAGTCGATAAAGTGGCCAAAGCGATCCGTCGTAGCCGCGCGGGACTAAAATCTAAAACGCGTCCAATCGGTTCATTCCTATTTGTCGGTCCAACTGGCGTCGGTAAAACCGAAATCACGAAAGTGCTTGCGGAAGAACTATTTGGTTCACGTGACACGTTAATTCGCCTCGATATGAGTGAATACATGGAGAAACACGCCGTTTCTAAAATTATCGGTTCACCTCCAGGGTATGTGGGGCACGAAGAAGCTGGACAATTAACAGAACAAATCCGACGCAAACCGTATTCAATCCTTTTGTTGGATGAAATTGAAAAAGCGCATCCAGACGTTCAACACATGTTCTTGCAAATTATGGAGGACGGTCGATTAACGGATTCACACGGTCGAACAGTAAGTTTCAAAGATACAGTCATTATTATGACAAGTAACGCAGGAACAGGCGTTAAAGAAGTAAGTGTCGGCTTTAACCGTCCTGAACATGACGCGGTAACGACATTAGAATCGTTGAGCGATTACTTTAAACCAGAATTCCTCAACCGTTTTGATGCAATCGTTCAATTTAACGAATTAACAGAAGAAAACCTTCTTGAAATCGTGGACTTGATGCTCATTGATTTACAAGAAACAATTGAAGAAAACGATATTGACATTACGATTACAGACGAAGCAAAACAAGCGCTTGTTTCACTTGGCTATGACAAACGATTCGGGGCAAGACCACTGAGAAGAGTCATCCAAGACAAAATCGAAGACCCATTAACGGACTTGATCTTAGAAGAAGATGTTGTTGAAAAAGTTCATGTTGACGTAGTGGATGAAGAGATTGTTGTGACAAAAGCATAA
- a CDS encoding Fic family protein, which yields MKTPYNLPILPIEFEEKTELAFYKKVVIASTKLEKLKEKLHYSLVNKSFMELITLLESVQSTRIEGTQVTFGDMLKDELEDTHGWEEQEVRNYQNALRLGFQEIKIGYPLRERLIRNMHKELMKNARLSSSAAGEYRKIQNFIGPTNNIKDASYIPPEPQTMASYMANLEKYINGNPYEEEIDELHPLIKCAIIHAQFESIHPFLDGNGRMGRILIVLYLLQSELIELPFFFLSEELEAEKYKYYALLNGVRGIGKDKIDWESWIHFFLDATIRMADRQYDKLNAAEKLFERGRSQLSTMSEVTVWSAMFAHPITNVPQLVRETELSPATIRKNLNRLIELNLIFGDDRKRNRRYYFYDLISIIQD from the coding sequence ATGAAAACACCGTATAACTTACCTATCTTACCTATTGAATTCGAAGAAAAAACAGAGTTAGCTTTTTATAAAAAAGTAGTAATAGCATCAACTAAGTTAGAAAAATTGAAAGAAAAGCTGCATTACTCCCTTGTGAATAAATCATTCATGGAGTTAATCACTCTACTTGAATCGGTTCAATCAACTAGAATTGAAGGAACGCAAGTGACTTTCGGTGATATGTTGAAAGATGAGCTAGAGGATACTCACGGATGGGAGGAACAGGAGGTCCGTAATTATCAGAATGCGCTCCGACTTGGTTTTCAGGAAATAAAAATAGGCTACCCGTTAAGAGAGCGTTTAATTCGTAATATGCATAAAGAGCTTATGAAAAATGCACGACTTTCAAGTAGTGCAGCGGGTGAGTATAGAAAAATACAAAACTTTATTGGGCCTACAAATAATATAAAAGATGCTTCTTATATTCCGCCGGAACCCCAAACAATGGCGTCATATATGGCAAACCTTGAAAAGTATATAAATGGGAATCCGTATGAGGAGGAGATTGATGAACTACATCCGCTAATAAAGTGTGCAATTATTCATGCACAGTTTGAATCGATTCATCCCTTTTTAGATGGGAATGGTCGAATGGGGCGTATCCTCATTGTGCTATATCTACTGCAATCAGAGCTCATTGAATTACCGTTTTTCTTTTTAAGTGAAGAACTAGAAGCTGAAAAATATAAATACTATGCACTGCTTAATGGTGTGAGGGGAATTGGAAAAGATAAAATTGATTGGGAAAGTTGGATTCATTTCTTCTTAGATGCGACAATTCGGATGGCAGATCGTCAATACGATAAGCTTAACGCGGCCGAAAAGCTGTTTGAAAGAGGAAGAAGTCAGCTTTCTACAATGTCAGAAGTAACTGTTTGGTCAGCAATGTTTGCCCATCCAATCACAAATGTGCCACAGCTAGTTAGAGAAACAGAACTTTCACCCGCAACAATTCGGAAAAACCTTAATCGGTTAATTGAATTAAATCTCATATTTGGCGACGATCGAAAACGCAATCGACGATACTATTTCTATGATTTAATTAGTATTATTCAAGACTAA
- a CDS encoding D-alanyl-D-alanine carboxypeptidase family protein, producing the protein MKKLVFIVLITVLGATFVLKDKPSFTESVDLNVDAKAMILIDAENGKVLYEKNSKEALPIASMSKMMTQYIVLNAIKNGTLTWESTYEPSEYVQQMTAQSGAVNLRMTPGNFYTVKELFTAMTVNSSNDAAVALAEMVGGSEEAFVALMNQQAKSIGLKKTSFYNASGLDGDYIGKSATETNMASARDVARIAQKLIEKHPEVLEFTKMTDFRTSAGIQLWSTNLMLPGMPLALAGIDGLKTGYTDLAGSCFASTGLFNGKRVISVVMDVDEKDGDTTNPRFQLTEELIERFVLK; encoded by the coding sequence ATGAAGAAGCTTGTATTTATTGTGCTAATCACTGTTCTCGGGGCTACGTTCGTATTAAAGGATAAACCTTCCTTTACGGAAAGTGTAGACTTGAACGTGGACGCGAAAGCGATGATTTTAATAGATGCGGAAAATGGAAAAGTATTGTACGAAAAAAATAGTAAAGAAGCATTGCCGATTGCGAGTATGTCTAAAATGATGACGCAGTATATTGTGCTTAACGCAATTAAAAATGGGACGCTCACTTGGGAAAGTACTTATGAACCGAGCGAATATGTTCAACAAATGACGGCACAATCAGGGGCAGTTAACTTGAGGATGACGCCTGGAAATTTTTATACAGTGAAAGAACTTTTTACGGCGATGACGGTGAATTCCTCAAATGATGCGGCAGTGGCACTTGCTGAAATGGTGGGTGGATCAGAAGAGGCTTTTGTAGCGTTGATGAACCAACAGGCAAAAAGTATCGGCTTGAAGAAAACAAGTTTTTATAATGCGAGTGGACTTGATGGTGATTATATTGGCAAAAGTGCTACTGAAACGAATATGGCTTCAGCAAGAGACGTTGCTAGGATTGCCCAAAAGCTAATAGAGAAGCACCCAGAAGTTCTTGAATTTACAAAAATGACGGATTTTAGGACGAGTGCAGGAATCCAGTTATGGTCCACAAACTTAATGTTACCTGGAATGCCACTAGCTTTGGCAGGAATTGACGGGTTGAAAACAGGCTATACGGATTTGGCAGGTTCTTGTTTTGCTAGCACAGGCCTCTTTAATGGCAAGCGTGTGATTAGCGTCGTGATGGATGTTGATGAAAAAGACGGAGATACAACGAACCCAAGATTTCAATTGACGGAAGAGTTAATTGAACGCTTTGTATTAAAATAA
- a CDS encoding DMT family transporter — MKNNILLGAFLCFIASVSWGAMFPVANHAFNYIDPFYFTIFRYLSVTVILIVLLLWKEGKKAFRFDGKGLSLWFFGTMAFTVYNLLIFWGQDLLGEPGVMIASINEALMPMISIVIVWLISRNRPHGVTLFFVFTAFVGVTLVITKGDFGSFLTATSDIVPSLLIFIAVVGWVVYTMSGSKFSEAGWSALRFSTLSCLLGTLTATAVTVIVTFTGYVTLPTMETIKIVSPHIAFMAIFPGLIALLGWNIGVGILSPLNALLFINFVPITTLVVSYFQGSQLTIYDFIGTAFIIFALVSNNIFVRMSQRGTAPMLRKRLREVLSLLQKH, encoded by the coding sequence TTGAAAAATAATATTTTGTTGGGTGCATTTCTATGTTTCATTGCAAGTGTATCTTGGGGGGCAATGTTTCCGGTAGCAAATCACGCATTTAATTATATTGACCCGTTTTATTTTACGATTTTTCGCTACCTATCCGTAACTGTGATTTTAATAGTTTTGCTTCTTTGGAAAGAAGGTAAAAAGGCTTTTCGTTTTGATGGAAAAGGACTGTCGTTATGGTTCTTCGGGACAATGGCCTTTACCGTTTATAATTTACTAATTTTTTGGGGACAAGACTTACTGGGCGAGCCAGGCGTTATGATTGCATCGATTAACGAGGCTTTAATGCCGATGATATCGATTGTGATCGTTTGGTTAATCAGTAGAAACCGACCACATGGGGTTACATTGTTCTTTGTATTTACTGCGTTTGTCGGCGTAACACTGGTCATCACAAAAGGGGATTTCGGGTCGTTTCTAACCGCGACGAGTGATATTGTGCCTTCATTACTTATCTTTATTGCTGTTGTCGGATGGGTCGTCTATACGATGAGCGGTAGTAAGTTTAGCGAAGCTGGCTGGTCTGCACTCCGATTTTCAACGCTAAGTTGTTTACTAGGAACACTTACTGCAACGGCTGTTACGGTAATCGTTACATTTACTGGATACGTGACCTTGCCGACGATGGAAACAATTAAAATTGTTAGCCCGCATATTGCATTTATGGCCATATTCCCTGGGTTGATCGCCTTACTAGGATGGAACATTGGCGTCGGGATTCTGTCACCGTTAAACGCACTATTGTTTATTAACTTTGTTCCAATTACAACACTAGTTGTTTCCTATTTCCAAGGGAGTCAACTTACAATATACGATTTTATCGGTACAGCTTTCATTATATTTGCATTAGTTTCGAATAATATTTTTGTAAGAATGTCTCAGAGAGGTACAGCACCGATGTTGAGAAAAAGATTGCGCGAGGTTTTATCCTTGTTGCAAAAACATTAA
- a CDS encoding LysR family transcriptional regulator, whose translation MEFKDLEIFQVVAKKGTISAAARELNYVQSNVTARIQKLEKELNSPLFNRHSRGMNLTPEGKKLLVYSDKILALTNEMKKVIQSREEPAGKLEIGTVETVIQLPYILSAYNKKYKEVDLTLVSGVTEKLQEDVLNHKLDGAFVTETKLHPDLVAHDVFQEELVLISDTKATSLEQLKNEPFLCFSEGCGYRARLERWYKDQNSKPQKIMEFGTLETILSSVTVGLGVTFVPRKAVFHLVKKGLVHCHTLPEKYSKINTIFIRRTDSYLTATIEKFIETIEEFNSELIS comes from the coding sequence ATGGAATTTAAAGATTTAGAGATTTTTCAAGTCGTCGCAAAGAAGGGGACAATCTCCGCTGCGGCAAGAGAGTTGAATTACGTACAATCAAACGTCACCGCAAGAATTCAAAAGCTCGAAAAAGAGCTAAATTCACCATTATTTAATCGGCATAGCCGTGGAATGAATTTAACGCCAGAAGGAAAAAAACTATTAGTCTATAGTGATAAAATATTAGCATTAACAAATGAAATGAAAAAAGTCATTCAAAGCAGAGAAGAACCAGCGGGAAAATTAGAAATTGGCACAGTCGAAACGGTGATTCAACTACCGTATATTCTCTCTGCTTACAATAAAAAATATAAAGAAGTAGACCTAACCTTAGTATCAGGCGTTACCGAAAAATTACAGGAAGATGTCTTAAATCATAAATTGGACGGCGCCTTCGTTACGGAAACAAAACTACATCCAGACCTTGTCGCGCACGATGTTTTCCAAGAGGAATTGGTGTTAATTTCAGACACAAAAGCAACCTCACTCGAACAATTAAAAAATGAACCGTTCTTATGTTTTAGTGAAGGGTGTGGGTACCGGGCAAGACTCGAAAGATGGTATAAAGACCAAAATAGTAAACCTCAAAAAATCATGGAATTTGGGACGTTAGAAACAATCTTAAGTAGTGTAACAGTAGGTCTTGGCGTTACATTTGTTCCTAGGAAAGCTGTTTTCCACCTAGTGAAAAAAGGGCTTGTCCACTGTCATACACTTCCTGAAAAATACAGTAAAATTAATACAATATTTATTAGACGCACCGATTCCTATTTAACGGCCACCATTGAAAAATTTATTGAAACGATCGAGGAGTTTAATAGTGAATTGATATCATAA
- a CDS encoding YqcI/YcgG family protein — MQTSKELLVKEDFKKRNDLPDWLINEYQTFHETVTDKTFPCYFGMGGELRGELRYAYITQNDWSNLPKALTSFLALFNDPNHKRHGLFVFVEPFEVEGALEDYRKQFWEILQYLHEVDDIEWPADSPRDPAHYLWDFRFHGEPIFVFGNAPAYKQRKTRDLGNAMVLGFQPRKIFEGLKGTEKGGIMSREKVRQRVEVWDQLPKHPDISHYGDPTHNEWKQFFIGDDAEPIVGKCPFVHKDSTSH; from the coding sequence GTGCAAACAAGTAAAGAATTGCTCGTGAAAGAAGATTTCAAGAAACGAAATGACTTACCTGACTGGTTGATAAATGAATACCAAACTTTCCACGAAACGGTGACGGATAAAACATTTCCTTGCTATTTTGGCATGGGCGGCGAACTTAGAGGTGAGCTTCGGTACGCCTACATTACGCAAAACGACTGGTCTAATTTACCGAAAGCATTAACATCATTTTTAGCACTTTTTAATGATCCGAATCATAAAAGGCATGGACTTTTTGTGTTTGTGGAACCCTTTGAGGTAGAAGGTGCACTAGAAGATTATAGAAAACAATTTTGGGAGATTTTACAGTATCTCCATGAAGTAGATGACATTGAATGGCCTGCTGACAGTCCCCGTGACCCAGCGCATTACCTATGGGATTTTCGATTCCACGGTGAACCCATTTTTGTATTCGGGAATGCACCTGCCTATAAGCAACGAAAAACACGCGATTTAGGAAATGCGATGGTGCTCGGCTTTCAACCTCGTAAAATATTTGAAGGATTAAAAGGAACAGAAAAAGGCGGCATCATGTCTCGCGAAAAAGTCCGTCAACGGGTTGAGGTATGGGATCAGTTGCCGAAGCATCCGGACATTAGCCACTACGGCGATCCAACGCACAATGAGTGGAAACAGTTTTTTATCGGAGATGATGCAGAACCGATTGTAGGTAAGTGTCCGTTTGTGCATAAAGATAGTACCAGTCACTGA
- a CDS encoding dimethylarginine dimethylaminohydrolase family protein yields the protein MKSRLEQDLETGCWSEYDTLHRVIVCEPTYMEIQEVINDVQKEYEDENINKRIAQEQHEEFVKKLEEHGVEVIRLPASEQFPEQVFTRDIGFTLGEDIFVAEMAREIREGEEDALEQWLISSNTLFQKLRANKIEGGDVIIDRNTVFAGVSSRTSKEAIQELDTKLPYHQVIPIPFDEKYLHLDCVFNILSPKIGLVFPQALDKETVDMLEKKYTLIEVSEEEQFTLGTNVLSIGNKKVFSLPQNTEVNQQMRNHGFNVIEVDFSEIIKSGGSFRCCSMPVERASR from the coding sequence ATGAAATCCCGATTAGAGCAAGACCTTGAAACAGGATGTTGGAGTGAATATGATACATTACACCGCGTCATCGTTTGTGAACCGACCTATATGGAAATCCAAGAAGTGATTAACGATGTTCAGAAAGAGTATGAAGATGAGAATATTAATAAACGAATTGCACAGGAACAACATGAGGAATTTGTAAAGAAACTCGAGGAACATGGGGTGGAAGTGATTCGTTTACCTGCTTCCGAACAATTCCCGGAACAAGTTTTTACACGAGATATTGGATTCACGCTTGGCGAAGATATTTTTGTCGCTGAAATGGCAAGGGAAATTCGTGAAGGTGAAGAGGATGCATTGGAGCAATGGTTAATATCGTCCAATACACTATTTCAGAAGTTGCGTGCGAATAAAATCGAAGGCGGCGACGTCATCATCGACCGCAACACCGTATTCGCGGGGGTCAGTAGCCGAACGAGCAAAGAAGCGATTCAAGAATTGGATACGAAACTTCCATACCATCAAGTGATCCCAATCCCATTCGATGAAAAGTACCTGCATTTGGATTGTGTATTTAATATTCTTTCACCTAAAATCGGCCTGGTTTTTCCGCAAGCACTCGATAAAGAGACAGTAGACATGTTAGAAAAGAAATACACACTTATTGAAGTATCTGAAGAAGAACAATTTACATTAGGCACAAACGTCCTTTCCATTGGAAATAAAAAAGTGTTTAGCTTACCGCAAAATACCGAAGTGAATCAACAAATGCGCAATCATGGCTTCAATGTCATCGAAGTCGACTTCTCGGAAATTATCAAATCAGGCGGTTCTTTTAGGTGTTGTTCAATGCCAGTAGAGAGAGCGTCCCGTTAA